A genomic window from Halogeometricum borinquense DSM 11551 includes:
- a CDS encoding universal stress protein: MTTYVLATNHVDTSAVLCDYLLPRLGANDIVHAVNSLPGGDDTTSEDVRDGEDALNVVDSRLGGFADVETHQFVRGNDADEDILSYVEEVDADELVIGVRKRNPTAKVVFGSTAQRILLNSNVPMAVVPLERVD; the protein is encoded by the coding sequence ATGACAACGTATGTTCTGGCAACGAACCACGTCGATACGAGTGCCGTCCTCTGCGATTACCTCTTGCCGCGCTTGGGAGCGAACGATATCGTTCACGCCGTGAACTCCCTTCCCGGCGGCGACGATACGACGAGCGAGGACGTGCGCGACGGCGAGGACGCACTCAACGTCGTCGACTCCCGGCTTGGCGGGTTTGCCGACGTGGAGACGCACCAGTTCGTCCGCGGTAACGACGCCGACGAGGACATTCTCTCCTACGTCGAGGAAGTTGACGCCGACGAACTCGTCATCGGCGTCCGCAAGCGTAACCCGACCGCAAAAGTCGTCTTCGGAAGTACGGCACAGCGGATTCTGCTCAACTCGAACGTTCCGATGGCGGTCGTACCCCTCGAACGGGTGGACTGA
- a CDS encoding ornithine cyclodeaminase, nickel-pincer nucleotide-dependent — MTAIRTVELEGHIIDSGTLQQAFGLVMDLGGDFEVEEFNVGRSKTDTSYCRMDVTAETEDDLQEILHELHQIGANLTDAVDAHVERAPADQVVPHGFYSTTNHPTKVRYEGEWVEVDDIEMDCAIVIKETEDGTRAYTKVLNAIEKGDLVVTDEAGIHVDPPERPRDSSGPFGFMQGGVSSERPSESLIEEVAEAVEETKSQGGKVLVVAGPALIHAGAGDDLARLVREGYVDMISAGNGFATHDIERGLYGTSLGMDMETMEHPRKGHKHHIYTISEVIRAGGIAEAVEEGLIQSGIMYECVQNDVPYVLAGSIRDDGPLPDTITDAVEAQGAIREQAHKADMVLMLSTLLHSVAVGNCLPSTTKVVCVDINPATVTQLLDRGSSQAIGMVTDIGTFVPTLADKVLGENTATDGGEDDADGNRDTGSHRGDGHGDGGSPGGHCPGR; from the coding sequence ATGACTGCAATCCGGACCGTCGAACTGGAGGGCCACATCATCGACTCGGGGACGTTGCAACAAGCGTTCGGCCTCGTGATGGACCTCGGAGGCGACTTCGAGGTCGAGGAGTTCAACGTTGGGAGGTCGAAAACCGACACGTCGTACTGCCGGATGGACGTGACGGCGGAGACAGAAGACGACTTACAGGAGATTCTGCACGAACTACACCAGATCGGTGCGAATCTCACCGACGCGGTCGATGCGCACGTCGAACGCGCGCCCGCAGACCAAGTTGTCCCACACGGTTTCTACTCGACGACCAACCACCCGACGAAAGTGAGATACGAGGGCGAGTGGGTCGAGGTGGACGACATCGAGATGGACTGCGCCATCGTGATCAAGGAAACTGAGGACGGCACTCGCGCGTACACGAAGGTGCTAAACGCTATCGAGAAGGGCGACCTCGTCGTGACCGACGAGGCGGGCATCCACGTGGACCCGCCCGAACGTCCCCGCGACTCGTCGGGACCGTTCGGATTCATGCAGGGCGGCGTCTCCTCGGAGCGCCCTTCCGAATCGCTCATCGAGGAAGTGGCCGAAGCAGTCGAGGAGACGAAATCACAGGGCGGAAAGGTCCTCGTCGTCGCTGGACCGGCGCTCATCCACGCGGGCGCGGGCGACGACTTAGCGCGTCTCGTCCGCGAGGGGTACGTGGACATGATTTCGGCCGGCAACGGCTTCGCCACGCACGATATCGAACGCGGTCTCTACGGCACTTCACTCGGGATGGATATGGAGACGATGGAACACCCACGAAAAGGCCACAAACACCATATCTACACCATAAGCGAGGTCATCCGCGCGGGCGGCATCGCGGAAGCCGTCGAGGAGGGTCTCATCCAGAGCGGTATCATGTACGAGTGCGTCCAGAACGACGTTCCGTACGTCCTTGCGGGATCGATCCGTGACGACGGTCCGCTGCCGGATACCATCACCGACGCGGTGGAGGCACAGGGAGCGATCCGCGAGCAGGCCCACAAGGCCGATATGGTGTTGATGCTCTCGACGCTTCTGCACTCTGTCGCCGTCGGTAACTGCCTGCCCTCGACGACGAAAGTCGTCTGCGTGGACATCAACCCTGCAACGGTCACGCAACTGCTCGACCGCGGGAGTTCGCAAGCTATCGGGATGGTGACCGATATCGGAACGTTCGTCCCGACGCTCGCCGATAAAGTGCTGGGAGAAAACACCGCCACGGACGGCGGTGAGGACGACGCGGACGGAAATCGAGATACCGGCAGCCACCGAGGCGACGGACACGGGGACGGCGGTTCACCCGGCGGCCACTGTCCCGGCCGGTAA